In a single window of the Manis javanica isolate MJ-LG chromosome 16, MJ_LKY, whole genome shotgun sequence genome:
- the BRD2 gene encoding bromodomain-containing protein 2 isoform X1, translating into MLQNVTPHKLPGEGNAGLLGLGPEAAAPGKRIRKPSLLYEGFESPTMASVPALQLTPANPPPPEVSNPKKPGRVTNQLQYLHKVVMKALWKHQFAWPFRQPVDAVKLGLPDYHKIIKQPMDMGTIKRRLENNYYWAASECMQDFNTMFTNCYIYNKPTDDIVLMAQTLEKIFLQKVASMPQEEQELVVTIPKNSHKKGAKLAALQGSITTAHQVPAVSSVSHLYTPPPEIPTTVLNIPHPSVISSPLLKSLHSAGPPLLAVSAAPPAQPLAKKKGVKRKADTTTPTPTAILAPGSPASPPGGLEPKAARLPPMRRESGRPIKPPRKDLPDSQQQHQSSKKGKLSEQLKHCNGILKELLSKKHAAYAWPFYKPVDASALGLHDYHDIIKHPMDLSTVKRKMENRDYRDAQEFAADVRLMFSNCYKYNPPDHDVVAMARKLQDVFEFRYAKMPDEPLEPGPLPVSTALPPGMAKSSSESSSEESSSESSSEEEEEEEEEEEEEESESSDSEEERAHRLAELQEQLRAVHEQLAALSQGPISKPKRKREKKEKKKKRKAEKHRGRSGVDEDDKGPRAPRPSQPKKSKKANGSGGGSTATLGPPGFGPPGGSGAKLPKKATKTAAPALPTGYDSEEEEESRPMSYDEKRQLSLDINKLPGEKLGRVVHIIQAREPSLRDSNPEEIEIDFETLKPSTLRELERYVLSCLRKKPRKPYTIKKPVGKTKEELALEKKRELEKRLQDVSGQLNSTKKPPKKASEKTESSSAQQVAVSRLSASSSSSDSSSSSSSSSSSDTSDSDSG; encoded by the exons ATGCTGCAAAACGTGACTCCCCATAA GCTTCCTGGGGAGGGGAATGCAGGGTTACTGGGGCTGGGCCCAGAGGCAGCAGCACCTGGAAAAAGGATTCGAAAACCCTCCCTGTTGTATGAGGGATTTGAGAGCCCCACAATGGCTTCGGTGCCAGCTTTACAACTGACCCCTGCCAACCCACCCCCCCCCGAGGTGTCTAATCCCAAAAAGCCAGGACGAGTTACCAACCAGCTGCAATATCTGCACAAGGTGGTGATGAAGGCGCTGTGGAAACATCAGTTTGCATGGCCCTTCCGGCAGCCTGTGGATGCGGTCAAACTGGGTCTGCCG gattaccacaaaattataaaacagcCTATGGATATGGGTACTATTAAGAGAAGACTTGAAAACAACTATTACTGGGCTGCCTCAGAGTGTATGCAGGATTTTAATACCATGTTTACCAATTGTTACATCTACAATAAG CCCACTGATGATATTGTCCTGATGGCACAAACACTGGAAAAAATCTTCCTACAGAAAGTGGCATCAATGCCACAAGAGGAACAAGAGCTTGTCGTGACCATCCCTAAGAACAGCCACAAGAAGGGGGCCAAATTGGCAG cacTCCAGGGCAGTATCACCACTGCCCACCAGGTGCCTGCTGTTTCTTCTGTCTCTCACTTGTATACTCCACCACCTGAGATACCTACGACTGTCCTAAACATTCCCCACCCATCGGTCATCTCTTCTCCCCTTCTCAAGTCCTTGCACTCTGCTGGACCCCCACTCCTTGCTGTTTCTGCagctcccccagcccagccccttgcCAAG AAAAAAGGAGTGAAGCGGAAAGCAGATACTACAACCCCTACACCTACAGCTATCCTGGCACCTGGTTCTCCAGCTAGTCCTCCTGGGGGTCTTGAGCCTAAGGCAGCACGGCTTCCCCCTATGCGTAGAGAAAGTGGCCGCCCCATCAAACCCCCACGCAAAGACTTGCCTGACTCTCAGCAGCAGCACCAGAGCTCCAAGAAAGGAAAGCTATCAGAACAGTTAAAACATTGCAATGGCATTTTGAAGGAGTTACTCTCTAAGAAGCATGCTGCCTATGCCTGGCCTTTCTATAAACCAGTGGATGCTTCTGCTCTTGGTCTGCATGACTACCATGACATCATTAAGCACCCCATGGACCTCAGCACTGTCAAG CGGAAGATGGAGAATCGTGATTACCGGGATGCACAGGAGTTTGCTGCTGATGTGCGGCTTATGTTCTCCAACTGCTATAAGTACAATCCCCCGGACCACGATGTTGTGGCCATGGCACGAAAGCTACAG GATGTATTTGAGTTCCGTTATGCCAAGATGCCAGATGAACCACTGGAGCCAGGTCCTTTACCAGTCTCTACTGCCTTGCCCCCTGGCATGGCCAAATCATCGTCAGAGTCCTCCAGTGAGGAAAGTAGCAGTGAGAGTTCttctgaggaagaggaggaagaggaggaggaggaagaggaggaagagagtgAAAGCTCTGACTCTGAGGAAGAAAGAGCTCATCGCTTGGCTGAACTGCAGGAACAG CTTCGGGCAGTACATGAACAACTGGCTGCCCTGTCCCAAGGCCCAATATCCAAACCCAAgcgaaagagagaaaaaaaagagaaaaagaagaaacgaAAGGCAGAGAAGCACCGAGGTCGATCTGGGGTCGATGAAGATGACAAGGGGCCTCGGGCACCCCGTCCATCTCAGCCAAAAAAGTCCAAGAAAGCAAatggcagtgggggtggcagTACTGCTACACTAGGGCCCCCTGGATTTGGACCTCCTGGAGGAAGTGGCGCCAA ACTGCCCAAAAAGGCCACAAAGACAGCCGCACCAGCCTTGCCAACAGGCTATGattctgaggaggaggaggaaagcaggCCCATGAGTTATGATGAGAAGCGGCAGTTGAGCCTAGACATCAACAAATTGCCTGGAGAGAAACTGGGTCGAGTTGTACACATAATCCAAGCCAGGGAGCCCTCTCTACGTGACTCAAACCCAGAGGAGATTGAGATTGATTTTGAAACACTCAAGCCATCCACACTTAGAGAGCTTGAGCGTTACGTCCTTTCCTGCCTCCGAAAGAAACCTCGGAAGCCCTACA ccATTAAGAAACCTGTGGGAAAGACAAAGGAGGAACTGGCTTTAGAGAAGAAGCGGGAACTAGAAAAGCGGTTACAAGATGTTAGTGGGCAGCTCAATTCTACCAAAAAGCCCCCAAAGAAAG CAAGTGAGAAAACAGAGTCCTCGTCAGCACAGCAAGTGGCAGTGTCTCGCCTCAGTGCTTCCAGCTCCAGCTCAGATTCCAGctcctcctcttcatcctcctcctcttcagaCACCAGTGATTCAGACTCAGGCTAA
- the BRD2 gene encoding bromodomain-containing protein 2 isoform X2, with protein sequence MDMGTIKRRLENNYYWAASECMQDFNTMFTNCYIYNKPTDDIVLMAQTLEKIFLQKVASMPQEEQELVVTIPKNSHKKGAKLAALQGSITTAHQVPAVSSVSHLYTPPPEIPTTVLNIPHPSVISSPLLKSLHSAGPPLLAVSAAPPAQPLAKKKGVKRKADTTTPTPTAILAPGSPASPPGGLEPKAARLPPMRRESGRPIKPPRKDLPDSQQQHQSSKKGKLSEQLKHCNGILKELLSKKHAAYAWPFYKPVDASALGLHDYHDIIKHPMDLSTVKRKMENRDYRDAQEFAADVRLMFSNCYKYNPPDHDVVAMARKLQDVFEFRYAKMPDEPLEPGPLPVSTALPPGMAKSSSESSSEESSSESSSEEEEEEEEEEEEEESESSDSEEERAHRLAELQEQLRAVHEQLAALSQGPISKPKRKREKKEKKKKRKAEKHRGRSGVDEDDKGPRAPRPSQPKKSKKANGSGGGSTATLGPPGFGPPGGSGAKLPKKATKTAAPALPTGYDSEEEEESRPMSYDEKRQLSLDINKLPGEKLGRVVHIIQAREPSLRDSNPEEIEIDFETLKPSTLRELERYVLSCLRKKPRKPYTIKKPVGKTKEELALEKKRELEKRLQDVSGQLNSTKKPPKKASEKTESSSAQQVAVSRLSASSSSSDSSSSSSSSSSSDTSDSDSG encoded by the exons ATGGATATGGGTACTATTAAGAGAAGACTTGAAAACAACTATTACTGGGCTGCCTCAGAGTGTATGCAGGATTTTAATACCATGTTTACCAATTGTTACATCTACAATAAG CCCACTGATGATATTGTCCTGATGGCACAAACACTGGAAAAAATCTTCCTACAGAAAGTGGCATCAATGCCACAAGAGGAACAAGAGCTTGTCGTGACCATCCCTAAGAACAGCCACAAGAAGGGGGCCAAATTGGCAG cacTCCAGGGCAGTATCACCACTGCCCACCAGGTGCCTGCTGTTTCTTCTGTCTCTCACTTGTATACTCCACCACCTGAGATACCTACGACTGTCCTAAACATTCCCCACCCATCGGTCATCTCTTCTCCCCTTCTCAAGTCCTTGCACTCTGCTGGACCCCCACTCCTTGCTGTTTCTGCagctcccccagcccagccccttgcCAAG AAAAAAGGAGTGAAGCGGAAAGCAGATACTACAACCCCTACACCTACAGCTATCCTGGCACCTGGTTCTCCAGCTAGTCCTCCTGGGGGTCTTGAGCCTAAGGCAGCACGGCTTCCCCCTATGCGTAGAGAAAGTGGCCGCCCCATCAAACCCCCACGCAAAGACTTGCCTGACTCTCAGCAGCAGCACCAGAGCTCCAAGAAAGGAAAGCTATCAGAACAGTTAAAACATTGCAATGGCATTTTGAAGGAGTTACTCTCTAAGAAGCATGCTGCCTATGCCTGGCCTTTCTATAAACCAGTGGATGCTTCTGCTCTTGGTCTGCATGACTACCATGACATCATTAAGCACCCCATGGACCTCAGCACTGTCAAG CGGAAGATGGAGAATCGTGATTACCGGGATGCACAGGAGTTTGCTGCTGATGTGCGGCTTATGTTCTCCAACTGCTATAAGTACAATCCCCCGGACCACGATGTTGTGGCCATGGCACGAAAGCTACAG GATGTATTTGAGTTCCGTTATGCCAAGATGCCAGATGAACCACTGGAGCCAGGTCCTTTACCAGTCTCTACTGCCTTGCCCCCTGGCATGGCCAAATCATCGTCAGAGTCCTCCAGTGAGGAAAGTAGCAGTGAGAGTTCttctgaggaagaggaggaagaggaggaggaggaagaggaggaagagagtgAAAGCTCTGACTCTGAGGAAGAAAGAGCTCATCGCTTGGCTGAACTGCAGGAACAG CTTCGGGCAGTACATGAACAACTGGCTGCCCTGTCCCAAGGCCCAATATCCAAACCCAAgcgaaagagagaaaaaaaagagaaaaagaagaaacgaAAGGCAGAGAAGCACCGAGGTCGATCTGGGGTCGATGAAGATGACAAGGGGCCTCGGGCACCCCGTCCATCTCAGCCAAAAAAGTCCAAGAAAGCAAatggcagtgggggtggcagTACTGCTACACTAGGGCCCCCTGGATTTGGACCTCCTGGAGGAAGTGGCGCCAA ACTGCCCAAAAAGGCCACAAAGACAGCCGCACCAGCCTTGCCAACAGGCTATGattctgaggaggaggaggaaagcaggCCCATGAGTTATGATGAGAAGCGGCAGTTGAGCCTAGACATCAACAAATTGCCTGGAGAGAAACTGGGTCGAGTTGTACACATAATCCAAGCCAGGGAGCCCTCTCTACGTGACTCAAACCCAGAGGAGATTGAGATTGATTTTGAAACACTCAAGCCATCCACACTTAGAGAGCTTGAGCGTTACGTCCTTTCCTGCCTCCGAAAGAAACCTCGGAAGCCCTACA ccATTAAGAAACCTGTGGGAAAGACAAAGGAGGAACTGGCTTTAGAGAAGAAGCGGGAACTAGAAAAGCGGTTACAAGATGTTAGTGGGCAGCTCAATTCTACCAAAAAGCCCCCAAAGAAAG CAAGTGAGAAAACAGAGTCCTCGTCAGCACAGCAAGTGGCAGTGTCTCGCCTCAGTGCTTCCAGCTCCAGCTCAGATTCCAGctcctcctcttcatcctcctcctcttcagaCACCAGTGATTCAGACTCAGGCTAA